A single window of Rhipicephalus microplus isolate Deutch F79 chromosome 5, USDA_Rmic, whole genome shotgun sequence DNA harbors:
- the LOC119174126 gene encoding sulfotransferase 1C2A yields the protein MSNNMTVVTPRRRPFCQVIDGVKRCPLISRERLNDIMKFVPQKGDVLQVAYPKTGSHWIQFTVQTIIHGGEAVESYDDFTTVTCFLDYIGLKDWERPSSTPLGLYMSHVLPPLKNFNPEAKYIYITRNPWDCCVSFYHMVKELDIYSFKNGSFDDFFECFIEGDFGYGDYFEHLLYGYELKDKPNVLFLTYEEMKRDTRRTVLRIARFLGKHYAKELEENTQLLEDLLSKLTVEHTRRILVLNLAGHKNPKIDAKMKERNVTAYEGFEGCSTMLPFVRKGEIGGWKDYFNSDLLQRMEETIVSKTSSSDVMNIWADIREEARRLSNE from the coding sequence ATGTCGAATAACATGACTGTTGTGACGCCACGTCGGAGGCCTTTCTGCCAAGTCATTGATGGTGTCAAGCGTTGCCCGCTGATCTCCAGAGAACGACTTAACGACATTATGAAATTCGTACCTCAAAAAGGTGACGTACTGCAGGTCGCATACCCAAAGACAGGGTCTCATTGGATTCAGTTCACTGTGCAAACCATCATACATGGAGGAGAAGCAGTTGAGAGTTACGATGACTTTACGACAGTGACTTGCTTTCTCGACTACATCGGTTTAAAGGATTGGGAACGTCCTTCTTCAACACCATTGGGCTTGTACATGTCGCATGTGCTCCCcccgttaaagaacttcaatccaGAAGCAAAATATATTTACATAACTCGCAATCCATGGGACTGCTGTGTCTCCTTTTACCACATGGTGAAGGAGCTTGACATCTACTCTTTCAAAAATGGATCATTTGATGATTTCTTTGAGTGTTTCATTGAAGGAGATTTCGGCTATGGCGATTACTTCGAGCACTTACTGTACGGATACGAACTGAAAGATAAGCCCAACGTTCTTTTTCTCACCTACGAAGAAATGAAGAGAGATACCCGTCGCACAGTGTTGAGAATTGCACGTTTCCTTGGAAAGCACTACGCCAAAGAGTTGGAAGAGAACACGCAACTACTAGAAGATTTGCTCAGCAAGCTAACTGTGGAACATACAAGGCGGATCTTGGTGCTCAACCTGGCTGGTCACAAGAACCCAAAGATCGATGCAAAGATGAAGGAACGGAATGTGACGGCGTACGAGGGCTTTGAGGGGTGTTCAACTATGCTGCCGTTTGTGAGAAAGGGGGAAATTGGTGGCTGGAAAGACTACTTCAACTCGGATCTTCTACAGCGCATGGAGGAGACAATTGTGAGCAAAACTTCTAGCTCGGACGTGATGAACATCTGGGCGGACATACGCGAAGAAGCACGCCGCCTGTCCAATGAATGA